Proteins encoded in a region of the Cytobacillus pseudoceanisediminis genome:
- the essC gene encoding type VII secretion protein EssC gives MEQLWLFYSDYCQQLSMPFENSSTITIGPELEQLVTIRDFPFTKGAVSIERHDSSYEVRQNESVLGKLNDGEPFQLNDEGKTLTIIVTSENMNSQTYYSGYQKQIEFSSENPEASIYKKNGILMDASHSFELIKTNNGWMAEPQSGQLYVNGKRAVERIFLEIGDVLFFPFMSIRIQEEDLFQIDSIESYESKLPITIRPQSEMAKKYPLYRRTPRMIYEMPDEKVSLSFPSQEPDDSNRGLWMIIMPPLIMLIVMGIVALIQPRGIFIIISMVMFMTTLVTSTVQYFKDKSNQKKRKERRHRVYTAYLEEKRKELQALSDQQRHVLEFHFPSFEKMKYFTSHISDRIWERPLASFDFLQFRLGTGNVPASYEVKVSSGDMANREIDDLLEQSQQMEKVYKEVRNVPVVADLAKGPIGLIGKESVVKNEIHQIIGQLAFFHSYHDVRFVFIFNEKEYKKWEWLKWLPHFQMPHAHAKGLIYNEQTRDQLLSSIYEILRERDLDENKEKQVYSPHLVFIITNQQLIADHVILEYLEGDHSNMGISVITAADSKESLHDNIQTLVRYVNQEEGDILIQDKKAVSIPFRLDAHQKKGNEEFSRLLRTLDHQVGMTNSIPNSVSFLEMMKVKEVGKLPIKQNWLTKESSRSLAVPIGLKGKEDLSLLNLHEKAHGPHGLLAGTTGSGKSEFLQTYILSLAVHFHPHEVAFLLIDYKGGGMAQPFKNMPHLLGTITNIEGSKNFSSRALASIKSELKRRQRLFDQYQVNHINDYTDLYKNKMAKEPLPHLFLISDEFAELKSEEPEFIRELVSAARIGRSLGVHLILATQKPGGVIDEQIWSNARFRVALKVQDTDDSREIIKNGDAAAITVTGRGYLQVGNNEVYELFQSAWSGAPYLDDSSETEDEIAIVTDLGLVPLSDVNSRQGKKKGGKTEIEAVVEEIEAAQSSMGIKKLRSPWLPPLEGRLSRKLHRAEENHEIHLGMVDEPEKQSQYPLSYQIIEDGNVGVFGSSGYGKSHTIMTMLLSIAEKRTPEEAHYYIFDFGNGSLLPLRQLPHTADFFLMDEERKIEKFMNLIKDEIARRKLLFQQQEVSGIKMYNSMSSEKLPLVYITFDNFDLVKEEMQELETQINQIARDGQSLGIYMIFAATRINSIRQSLMNNLKTKVVHYLMDSSEAYSVLGRVPFAPEPIPGRAIIKMEEAYFSQVFLPADGKDDFEIIEAIREDIQELKEKYKDCRLPEEVPMLPAELNTINFTRYTNGAVQPGLVPVGLDEESVKPVYANFNKTKHCIILGQAQKGKTNVLKLMINHMLVQDAESVGIFDSFDRGLSSYASEEKSVYIETKEQISDWAAQVEEQLSLREKEYLNAIQHGKTDIEFSPIVLAVDGYSRFAQTLDNSLQERMARLMKNGSHLGFSVIVTGSNNELTKGYDSLTAEIKQIRQAIVLMKKSEQTLFTLPYDRKEAEIQPGYGYYVINGKELKIQIPLCATERKVLA, from the coding sequence ATGGAACAGTTATGGTTGTTTTACAGCGATTACTGCCAGCAGCTGTCTATGCCATTTGAAAATAGCAGCACGATCACCATAGGCCCAGAGCTTGAACAGCTGGTGACAATAAGGGATTTCCCTTTCACAAAAGGGGCTGTGTCAATAGAAAGGCACGACAGCTCCTATGAAGTGAGGCAAAATGAGTCAGTTCTCGGAAAGCTAAATGACGGGGAACCCTTCCAGCTAAATGATGAAGGGAAGACCCTGACGATAATCGTAACCTCTGAAAATATGAATAGCCAGACCTACTATTCTGGCTATCAAAAGCAAATAGAATTTTCCTCGGAAAACCCAGAAGCATCGATTTATAAAAAGAACGGCATTTTAATGGATGCAAGCCATTCCTTCGAACTGATTAAAACAAATAACGGCTGGATGGCAGAACCACAGTCAGGACAGCTCTATGTAAACGGAAAAAGAGCCGTAGAGAGAATTTTTCTTGAAATCGGGGATGTGCTGTTCTTCCCATTTATGTCTATTCGAATACAAGAAGAGGATCTATTCCAGATCGACAGCATTGAAAGCTATGAATCTAAGCTTCCGATTACCATCAGGCCGCAATCAGAGATGGCAAAGAAATATCCGCTCTATCGCCGAACGCCCAGAATGATCTATGAGATGCCGGATGAGAAAGTTTCTCTATCCTTCCCGTCACAGGAGCCTGATGATTCCAATCGGGGGTTATGGATGATCATTATGCCGCCGCTGATTATGCTGATCGTGATGGGCATCGTGGCTCTGATTCAGCCAAGAGGAATTTTTATTATCATTTCAATGGTCATGTTCATGACCACGTTAGTCACATCTACCGTTCAGTACTTTAAGGATAAAAGCAATCAAAAGAAGCGGAAAGAGCGCAGACATCGAGTGTATACTGCCTATCTGGAAGAGAAGAGGAAAGAGCTGCAGGCACTGTCTGACCAGCAGAGGCATGTTCTGGAATTCCACTTTCCCTCTTTTGAGAAAATGAAATACTTCACAAGCCATATATCCGACCGGATTTGGGAAAGACCCCTTGCGAGTTTTGATTTTCTGCAGTTCAGGCTTGGAACCGGTAATGTGCCAGCGAGTTATGAAGTTAAGGTCAGCTCTGGGGATATGGCTAACCGTGAAATTGATGACCTGCTTGAACAGTCACAGCAGATGGAAAAAGTTTATAAGGAAGTTAGAAATGTGCCAGTCGTGGCTGACCTTGCTAAGGGGCCAATCGGACTGATCGGAAAAGAGTCGGTTGTTAAGAATGAGATACACCAGATCATTGGACAGCTGGCGTTTTTCCACAGCTATCATGATGTACGGTTTGTATTTATTTTTAATGAAAAGGAATATAAGAAATGGGAATGGCTGAAATGGCTTCCGCATTTCCAGATGCCGCATGCACATGCAAAAGGGCTGATATATAACGAACAAACGAGGGATCAGCTGTTATCTTCCATTTATGAAATCCTGCGGGAAAGGGATTTGGATGAAAATAAGGAAAAGCAGGTGTATTCTCCGCATCTGGTGTTTATCATTACTAACCAGCAGCTGATTGCAGATCATGTGATTCTGGAGTATTTGGAGGGCGACCACTCCAACATGGGGATCTCCGTTATTACTGCAGCTGATTCAAAGGAAAGCCTGCATGATAATATTCAAACACTTGTCAGATATGTCAATCAGGAAGAAGGAGACATTCTGATTCAGGACAAAAAGGCCGTGAGCATCCCATTTAGGCTCGATGCTCATCAGAAGAAGGGAAATGAGGAATTTTCCCGTCTGTTAAGAACGCTTGATCATCAGGTTGGAATGACCAATTCCATTCCAAATAGCGTTTCGTTCCTGGAAATGATGAAAGTAAAGGAAGTGGGAAAACTTCCAATCAAGCAGAATTGGCTTACAAAAGAGTCTTCCAGATCATTGGCGGTACCAATTGGCTTAAAAGGAAAGGAAGATCTGTCGCTTTTGAATCTTCATGAAAAGGCGCATGGCCCGCACGGACTGCTGGCTGGGACAACGGGATCGGGTAAGAGTGAATTCCTGCAGACCTATATTCTTTCACTTGCAGTTCACTTCCATCCACATGAGGTCGCTTTCCTGCTGATTGACTACAAAGGCGGGGGAATGGCTCAGCCGTTTAAGAACATGCCGCATCTTCTTGGAACCATTACGAATATTGAAGGAAGCAAAAACTTCAGTTCAAGAGCGCTAGCCTCAATCAAAAGTGAATTGAAAAGACGGCAGAGGCTTTTTGATCAATACCAGGTGAATCACATCAATGATTACACAGACCTTTATAAAAACAAGATGGCAAAGGAACCGCTGCCGCATTTGTTTTTAATTTCCGATGAGTTTGCAGAGCTTAAGAGTGAAGAGCCAGAATTCATCAGGGAGCTTGTCAGTGCTGCACGAATTGGGCGAAGCCTGGGGGTGCATTTAATTCTGGCAACCCAAAAGCCAGGCGGTGTCATTGATGAACAGATCTGGAGCAATGCCCGTTTCCGGGTAGCTTTAAAGGTTCAGGACACAGATGACAGTCGGGAGATCATCAAAAACGGAGATGCAGCAGCTATTACCGTAACCGGACGCGGCTACCTGCAAGTCGGCAATAATGAAGTCTATGAGCTCTTCCAATCTGCATGGAGCGGGGCGCCTTATTTGGATGACTCCTCAGAGACAGAGGATGAAATTGCAATCGTAACCGACTTGGGCCTTGTGCCATTATCGGATGTTAATTCACGCCAAGGAAAGAAAAAAGGCGGAAAAACAGAAATTGAAGCAGTGGTGGAGGAAATTGAAGCAGCACAGTCTTCGATGGGCATTAAAAAGCTTAGAAGTCCGTGGCTTCCGCCTCTTGAAGGGCGTTTAAGCAGGAAGCTCCACCGCGCTGAAGAGAATCATGAGATTCATTTAGGGATGGTGGATGAGCCTGAGAAGCAGAGCCAGTATCCATTGAGCTATCAAATCATAGAGGATGGTAATGTGGGGGTATTTGGCTCCTCAGGTTATGGAAAATCCCATACGATTATGACAATGCTTCTCAGCATTGCCGAAAAGCGAACTCCGGAAGAAGCCCATTATTATATTTTTGATTTTGGAAATGGCTCACTTCTTCCGCTAAGACAGCTGCCGCATACGGCCGACTTCTTCCTGATGGATGAAGAACGTAAAATTGAAAAGTTCATGAATCTGATCAAGGATGAAATTGCCCGCAGAAAGCTATTGTTTCAGCAGCAGGAAGTCAGCGGAATTAAGATGTACAATTCGATGAGCAGCGAGAAATTGCCGCTCGTATATATCACATTTGATAACTTTGATTTAGTAAAAGAAGAAATGCAGGAGCTTGAAACACAAATCAATCAGATTGCCAGGGACGGACAGTCACTCGGCATTTATATGATTTTTGCTGCGACGCGGATCAATTCGATCAGACAGTCGCTTATGAACAACCTTAAAACGAAGGTTGTCCATTATTTGATGGACAGCAGCGAGGCATACTCCGTACTGGGAAGGGTTCCGTTCGCACCTGAGCCTATACCGGGAAGAGCCATTATTAAAATGGAAGAGGCATATTTCTCACAGGTATTCTTGCCGGCAGATGGCAAGGATGATTTTGAGATTATAGAAGCCATCCGGGAAGACATCCAGGAACTGAAAGAGAAATACAAGGACTGCAGGCTGCCTGAAGAGGTGCCGATGCTTCCAGCAGAGCTTAATACGATTAACTTTACCCGCTACACTAATGGAGCTGTTCAGCCGGGACTTGTGCCTGTTGGCCTTGATGAGGAATCTGTAAAACCTGTATATGCGAACTTCAATAAAACGAAACACTGCATCATCCTGGGGCAGGCCCAAAAAGGAAAGACAAATGTTCTTAAGCTCATGATCAATCACATGCTTGTTCAGGATGCAGAGTCCGTCGGTATTTTCGATTCCTTTGACAGAGGATTATCATCCTATGCCAGCGAGGAAAAGTCGGTTTATATCGAGACAAAGGAACAGATCAGCGATTGGGCAGCACAGGTGGAAGAACAATTATCCCTCAGGGAAAAAGAATATCTAAACGCAATCCAGCATGGCAAGACCGATATAGAGTTTTCGCCAATCGTACTGGCTGTGGATGGATACTCCCGTTTTGCGCAGACATTAGATAACAGTCTGCAGGAAAGAATGGCAAGGCTGATGAAAAACGGCAGCCATCTGGGCTTTAGTGTCATCGTTACGGGCAGCAATAATGAACTGACAAAAGGATACGATTCCTTAACAGCAGAAATCAAACAGATCCGCCAGGCGATCGTTCTGATGAAGAAATCGGAGCAGACGCTGTTTACCCTTCCATACGACCGGAAAGAGGCAGAGATCCAGCCGGGATATGGTTATTACGTTATAAACGGAAAGGAATTAAAAATTCAAATTCCTTTATGTGCCACTGAAAGGAAGGTCTTAGCATGA
- the essB gene encoding type VII secretion protein EssB encodes MSEKSQTYLEEQLEAVVETDHQSLTILFQREKIKADAAAELELLKAMDSAIKRDVHLTEDELRLVLQIPSNYLTFSKLKKKDQRSRWIFSSQLLKLVKSHPYTRLHLIVCPENLVADESLSPHLLHYGVKESLPPYEANHEKLWMELKATVAAAVDGKHSFRDYLRLHETIELSPAAASVIKAKDENELSEVIRTNIEMLEKKDKEYVKVPQKKWKATRYSAWGLLIALLPFLAFSLYSLFFTQPKQAAFINSQEHFLKSQYSEVVSELSNYDIDQMPRVVQYELAQSYIINEALTEDQKENVQNTITLQTDPLYYHYWIHIGRGDAKEALDISRDLEDRELILFALIKYREVIKVDDSLESDEKQQKIDEIQAEIDEYIEEQKAQEEEEKRLQEEQSNSSDNEQAVKQEPEQKAAEEQKPADSKAAETSAEKPAEKQEEAAKTKPN; translated from the coding sequence ATGTCAGAAAAGAGTCAAACCTACCTTGAAGAGCAGCTTGAAGCGGTTGTCGAAACAGATCATCAATCCCTTACCATTCTTTTTCAAAGAGAGAAAATAAAAGCTGATGCTGCTGCGGAATTGGAATTGCTCAAAGCTATGGATTCAGCTATAAAAAGGGATGTCCATTTAACAGAGGATGAACTGCGCCTCGTCCTGCAAATTCCCTCAAATTATTTAACCTTTTCCAAATTAAAAAAGAAAGACCAAAGAAGCAGATGGATCTTTTCTTCACAGCTCCTCAAGCTTGTGAAAAGTCATCCATATACCAGACTGCATCTCATTGTTTGTCCGGAAAATTTAGTGGCTGATGAAAGCCTGTCGCCGCATTTGCTTCACTATGGTGTGAAAGAAAGCCTTCCGCCTTATGAAGCCAATCATGAAAAACTCTGGATGGAATTGAAAGCGACCGTTGCAGCTGCTGTAGATGGAAAGCATTCCTTCCGGGATTACCTTAGACTCCATGAAACCATTGAACTGTCGCCTGCAGCGGCTAGTGTGATCAAAGCCAAGGATGAAAATGAATTGTCAGAAGTCATCCGGACTAATATTGAAATGCTTGAAAAGAAAGATAAGGAATATGTTAAGGTTCCGCAGAAAAAATGGAAAGCCACAAGGTATTCTGCTTGGGGTCTGCTGATTGCTTTATTGCCTTTCCTTGCTTTCAGTCTATATTCCCTTTTCTTTACACAGCCTAAACAGGCAGCATTTATTAATAGCCAGGAACACTTCTTGAAAAGCCAATATAGTGAAGTCGTTTCTGAATTATCCAATTATGATATTGATCAGATGCCGCGAGTCGTGCAATACGAACTTGCGCAGTCTTACATAATAAATGAAGCATTGACGGAAGACCAGAAAGAGAATGTCCAAAATACCATCACCCTGCAGACAGATCCTCTTTACTATCATTACTGGATTCATATTGGGAGGGGAGATGCTAAGGAAGCTCTCGATATCTCACGGGATCTTGAGGATAGAGAATTAATTCTATTTGCATTGATTAAATACCGGGAAGTTATCAAAGTAGATGATAGTCTTGAATCTGATGAAAAACAGCAGAAAATTGACGAAATTCAAGCTGAGATTGATGAGTATATAGAGGAACAGAAAGCTCAGGAGGAAGAGGAGAAGCGTCTTCAGGAAGAGCAAAGTAACAGCAGTGATAATGAGCAGGCTGTAAAACAAGAGCCTGAACAGAAGGCTGCAGAAGAGCAAAAGCCTGCAGATTCAAAGGCAGCTGAAACATCTGCTGAAAAGCCAGCCGAAAAGCAGGAAGAGGCAGCAAAGACAAAACCAAATTAA
- a CDS encoding EsaB/YukD family protein — translation MYIELTIDLKNYEVEPFDLRLSNYHSVKKVVDIVWQAKSIPQPPREGYWVRIPNKQMILSGNDKLAEKGITTGDRFEIL, via the coding sequence ATGTACATAGAATTAACAATTGATCTGAAAAATTATGAAGTTGAACCTTTTGATCTCCGTCTATCTAACTATCACTCTGTTAAAAAAGTAGTTGATATTGTTTGGCAAGCTAAGTCGATTCCTCAGCCGCCCCGGGAAGGCTATTGGGTCAGAATTCCTAACAAGCAAATGATTCTGTCAGGAAACGATAAGCTGGCAGAAAAGGGGATTACCACTGGGGACCGTTTCGAAATTTTATAA
- a CDS encoding WXG100 family type VII secretion target, which yields MSGVIRVTPAELVGMSNRYNGESSQVGDQIVRLDNMIRELEGAWEGEASRAFAEQYQSLRPSFVQMQQLLEDISVQLNNTARALEDADNQIAGQIRG from the coding sequence ATGTCAGGAGTTATTCGCGTTACACCAGCAGAATTAGTAGGCATGTCTAACCGTTATAATGGAGAAAGCAGCCAGGTTGGGGATCAGATTGTCCGTTTGGATAATATGATTCGTGAACTGGAAGGTGCATGGGAAGGGGAAGCAAGCAGAGCGTTTGCTGAACAATACCAATCTTTAAGACCTTCATTTGTTCAAATGCAGCAATTATTAGAGGATATCTCTGTTCAGCTTAATAATACTGCAAGAGCTCTTGAGGATGCTGATAACCAGATTGCTGGCCAAATCCGCGGCTAA
- a CDS encoding ABC transporter substrate-binding protein, with translation MKKMLAILASSALLMLAACGSGNEETSGESSEKKTVKIGITQIVEHPSLDSAREGFIAALKDAGYEEGKNLKIDFQNAQGDMNNNMSIAQNLVADKNDLILAIATASAQSVVQSTKDIPILFTAITDPVGAELVESMEKPGGNATGTSDTHPDAIKKTIDSINTFVPEAKKVGIIYNDGEPNSVVNVKHAKEAIEAAGLEAVETTISTSSEVKQAAESLVGRADVFYIPKDNTVVSALESVLNVANEKDIPAFVGESDSVKRGGFASYGFEYHDLGYSTGQMAVDILEGKKPGEIPVGYPESLELVINKKAAEEQGVALTDEMLKDAKVVEE, from the coding sequence ATGAAGAAAATGTTAGCCATCCTAGCAAGCAGCGCATTATTAATGCTGGCTGCCTGTGGATCAGGAAATGAGGAAACCAGCGGGGAATCGTCAGAAAAGAAAACCGTAAAAATCGGGATCACGCAAATTGTGGAGCACCCATCATTGGATTCTGCGAGAGAGGGATTTATTGCCGCATTGAAAGATGCTGGTTATGAAGAAGGAAAAAATCTTAAAATCGACTTCCAAAACGCCCAGGGGGATATGAACAATAATATGTCCATTGCCCAGAACCTGGTAGCGGACAAGAATGATTTGATTCTTGCTATCGCGACTGCCAGTGCACAATCAGTTGTGCAATCCACAAAGGATATTCCAATCCTTTTTACAGCCATCACTGATCCTGTTGGTGCTGAGCTTGTGGAAAGCATGGAAAAGCCAGGCGGGAATGCAACGGGTACATCTGATACACATCCGGATGCCATCAAAAAAACGATTGACTCCATTAATACATTTGTACCGGAAGCCAAGAAGGTCGGCATCATCTACAATGATGGGGAGCCAAACTCAGTAGTAAATGTTAAGCATGCGAAAGAAGCCATCGAGGCAGCAGGACTTGAAGCGGTTGAAACGACTATTTCAACAAGCTCCGAGGTAAAGCAGGCTGCAGAATCCTTAGTCGGCCGTGCTGACGTGTTCTACATCCCTAAGGACAATACAGTTGTATCTGCCCTTGAATCTGTGCTGAACGTAGCCAATGAGAAAGACATTCCAGCATTTGTTGGAGAAAGCGATTCGGTTAAACGGGGCGGATTTGCTTCCTATGGTTTTGAGTATCATGATCTTGGATACTCTACTGGCCAAATGGCCGTTGATATCCTTGAAGGCAAAAAGCCTGGTGAGATTCCTGTTGGCTACCCTGAAAGTCTTGAGCTGGTGATTAACAAAAAAGCAGCTGAGGAGCAGGGAGTCGCTTTAACGGATGAAATGCTGAAGGATGCTAAGGTGGTTGAGGAATAA
- a CDS encoding DUF421 domain-containing protein, protein MEFDWIWNSILVVIGGTLLLRIAGRKSISQMTLAQVVIMIGIGSLLIEPVSGESIWTTLAVGLILVLTLVVMEYAQMKSDKFEKFITGQSKIIIEDGKLNEQNLRKLRFTVDQLEMKLRQHNVAVISDVRWATLEANGQVGYELKEEAQPVTKKEFLQLQADVQQLIHLLEPAFAKGFSVHMVPENEEDIFTEVAEETTDSVPDRLQ, encoded by the coding sequence TTGGAATTCGATTGGATTTGGAACTCAATCCTTGTCGTCATCGGGGGCACCCTGTTATTAAGGATCGCTGGCAGAAAGTCTATTTCACAGATGACATTAGCTCAGGTAGTAATCATGATTGGCATCGGTTCACTATTAATTGAACCGGTTTCAGGGGAAAGCATTTGGACTACTCTTGCAGTAGGACTCATCCTTGTACTCACCCTAGTTGTCATGGAATATGCACAAATGAAATCAGACAAATTTGAGAAGTTTATCACTGGGCAATCCAAAATTATCATAGAAGATGGAAAATTAAATGAACAGAATCTGAGAAAACTCCGGTTTACTGTGGACCAGCTTGAAATGAAGCTGCGTCAGCATAATGTTGCAGTTATCAGCGATGTAAGATGGGCAACCCTGGAGGCGAACGGACAAGTGGGCTATGAATTAAAAGAAGAAGCCCAGCCTGTAACGAAAAAGGAATTCCTTCAGCTGCAGGCTGATGTCCAGCAGCTGATTCATTTACTGGAACCCGCCTTTGCCAAGGGCTTCTCTGTCCATATGGTTCCTGAAAACGAAGAGGATATTTTTACAGAAGTCGCAGAAGAAACGACTGATAGTGTACCAGATCGACTGCAGTAA
- a CDS encoding M14 family zinc carboxypeptidase, with translation MKKKSLWKVLSSAALAAAILVPQVGFAEGAKPVTEENVSINGFVDYEELKRKLTQIEKSSNGLVQVESAGKTNQGRDIFTARVGHGDKVVLVQSEIHGNEKTGTVALLNILQYLGSSQSADAKRIREELTIVAIPMMNADGSELDRRGNVMTWEEVQEQFPQLHNAQPTWNYYTRSLQGDDYSAAPGFDVNRDFNPDLNYVPKAEDFPGNSSTPGWYITPESQTVRDVYKSLQEEFGHVEVFLDLHHQNFYKIEGTDEDVTMSISADFVPDPSSAEGAKYSQYAENYRFDFSRQLNVALYDALQEKGNSVFTNISLYDQELDLPGTALGSFALNGSGVVLFEVKGQTHNYGQKMKGQLVKTVETGVMGIINGVADGSVYDLNPDEYNEIPNRVPIR, from the coding sequence ATGAAGAAGAAATCATTATGGAAAGTACTTAGTTCAGCAGCACTGGCAGCAGCGATTCTCGTACCCCAAGTCGGCTTTGCTGAGGGCGCAAAGCCTGTGACAGAAGAAAATGTATCAATTAATGGTTTTGTTGATTATGAAGAATTAAAGAGAAAGTTAACTCAAATTGAAAAATCATCGAACGGCCTGGTTCAGGTTGAATCTGCGGGAAAAACGAATCAGGGGAGAGATATCTTTACAGCACGTGTAGGCCATGGAGATAAAGTGGTACTAGTGCAGAGCGAAATTCATGGCAATGAAAAGACCGGCACTGTCGCGTTGCTGAATATTCTTCAATATTTGGGGTCAAGTCAATCAGCAGATGCGAAAAGGATTAGAGAAGAATTAACGATTGTCGCAATCCCGATGATGAATGCCGATGGTTCCGAATTGGACAGGCGCGGCAATGTAATGACCTGGGAAGAGGTTCAGGAACAGTTTCCTCAATTACATAATGCACAGCCCACCTGGAATTATTACACACGCAGCCTTCAGGGGGACGACTATTCTGCAGCACCAGGATTCGATGTAAACCGTGACTTTAACCCGGATTTAAATTATGTTCCGAAGGCGGAGGACTTCCCTGGCAATTCAAGCACTCCAGGCTGGTATATTACGCCTGAATCGCAAACAGTCCGGGATGTTTATAAGAGTCTTCAAGAGGAATTTGGTCATGTTGAAGTCTTTTTAGATCTTCATCACCAGAATTTCTATAAGATTGAAGGAACAGATGAAGATGTAACAATGTCCATTTCAGCAGACTTTGTTCCGGATCCAAGTTCTGCGGAGGGTGCAAAATATAGCCAATATGCGGAGAATTACCGCTTTGATTTTTCACGCCAGTTAAACGTCGCCCTTTATGATGCACTTCAGGAAAAAGGAAATTCAGTGTTTACCAATATTTCTTTATATGACCAGGAGTTAGACTTGCCTGGAACTGCCTTGGGCTCCTTTGCCTTGAACGGCAGCGGGGTTGTCCTATTTGAGGTAAAAGGGCAGACACATAACTATGGACAAAAGATGAAAGGTCAGCTGGTTAAGACAGTAGAAACAGGTGTCATGGGGATTATCAATGGTGTGGCAGATGGCAGTGTGTATGATTTGAATCCGGATGAATATAATGAAATCCCTAACAGGGTGCCAATTCGTTAA
- a CDS encoding immunity 22 family protein: protein MEKQGWVSIWLGNIKEEDSIEKYVDLTYDEDGESVPSKFFIDFNIDMDETDEDTIEKVVYKNSSSDISTLLDGCSYEEIIIPKIKKSIDLKNSYNAVILIYNFEYNNEITSTDAFDFIAATNYE from the coding sequence ATGGAAAAACAAGGATGGGTTTCTATTTGGTTAGGTAATATTAAAGAAGAAGACTCTATAGAAAAGTATGTAGATTTAACCTATGATGAGGATGGTGAGTCTGTCCCATCCAAATTTTTTATCGATTTTAATATTGATATGGATGAAACAGATGAGGATACTATAGAGAAAGTAGTTTATAAGAATAGCAGTAGTGATATTTCGACATTATTAGATGGGTGTTCGTATGAAGAAATTATTATCCCAAAAATCAAGAAAAGTATAGACCTTAAAAATTCATATAATGCCGTAATCCTGATATATAATTTTGAGTATAACAATGAAATTACTTCAACTGATGCTTTTGACTTTATTGCCGCTACAAATTATGAGTAA
- a CDS encoding YwqH-like family protein — MSLGYYYSLLAKKQNKLQRLLACKGELQGKQQEFNHYRHTVTKPDLSPFTWQGKLAGEFEDIRFEQMLASYTDIESNQFLEVFSAIDRKLQQIQQEIYSIKQTIASLEAQLAAERSKK; from the coding sequence ATGTCTTTAGGATATTACTACAGTTTATTGGCGAAGAAACAAAACAAGCTTCAGCGACTGCTGGCCTGTAAGGGAGAGCTTCAAGGAAAACAGCAGGAGTTTAACCACTATCGGCATACCGTCACAAAGCCGGATCTTTCTCCTTTCACCTGGCAGGGAAAGCTGGCAGGTGAATTTGAGGACATCCGGTTTGAACAAATGCTTGCGAGTTACACTGACATCGAATCAAATCAGTTTCTTGAGGTGTTTTCAGCCATAGACCGGAAGCTGCAGCAGATCCAGCAGGAAATCTATTCTATCAAACAAACGATTGCTTCCCTGGAAGCGCAGCTTGCAGCGGAGAGGTCGAAGAAATAA
- a CDS encoding YwqI/YxiC family protein, whose amino-acid sequence MDTEIKLRISDIEQALTNLQTSANGLQPTLPSTIGENNVLDFINKLNALNRQLQQVTEAYKSVLLQNEETTRQSVQFLDESDRLLSRGIHGETGRRIP is encoded by the coding sequence ATGGATACCGAGATTAAGCTAAGGATAAGTGATATAGAACAGGCACTCACCAACCTTCAAACCTCCGCTAACGGACTCCAGCCAACCCTTCCATCCACTATTGGGGAGAATAATGTCCTTGATTTCATCAATAAATTGAATGCTTTAAATAGGCAGCTTCAGCAGGTGACAGAGGCGTATAAATCTGTATTGCTGCAAAACGAAGAAACAACGCGACAATCCGTGCAATTCTTAGATGAATCGGATCGGCTGCTATCCAGGGGAATACATGGAGAAACTGGCAGAAGAATTCCGTAG